In Rhizobiales bacterium NRL2, a genomic segment contains:
- a CDS encoding peptide chain release factor 3, with the protein MTTIETETARRRTFAIISHPDAGKTTLTEKLLLFGGAIQAAGAVRARGEQRRTRSDWMKMERERGISVSASVMTFDYGGHAFNLLDTPGHEDFSEDTYRVLTAVDSAVMVIDAARGIEPQTRKLFEVCRLRDVPIITFINKMDREARDPFELMDEIEQDLALDVTPANWPIGMGRDFQGCYDLMGDRLVLMERTKDKQGDRIAEVKGLEDAQLDRLLGEGPAAELRETAEMARGLCPAFDRQAYRDGTMTPVFFGSALNAFGVQDLLDALGAFAPPPRPLQSDVRMVQPEEDKVAGFVFKIQANMDPKHRDRVAFVRMVSGHFKRGQRLKHVRTGKSLAVSNPVMFLAGDRATTEEAWPGDIIGIPNHGQLSIGDTLTEGEELRFRGVPSFAPELLQRVRATDPMRAKHLGAALQQLAEEGVARVFKPRFGADWVVGVLGALQFDVLQERISSEYNVPVRFEPAELYTARWVSADSHAELKKFCDENNTAIADDHEGDPVYLARNAWHLDRGQKDWPQIRFTATKDPGVAEKAAA; encoded by the coding sequence ATGACCACCATCGAGACCGAGACCGCCCGGCGGCGGACCTTCGCCATCATTTCCCACCCGGACGCGGGCAAGACGACGCTGACCGAGAAGCTGCTGCTGTTCGGCGGCGCGATCCAGGCCGCGGGCGCCGTCCGCGCGCGCGGCGAGCAGCGGCGCACCCGCTCCGACTGGATGAAGATGGAGCGCGAGCGCGGCATCTCGGTCTCCGCCTCGGTGATGACCTTCGACTATGGCGGCCACGCCTTCAACCTGCTGGATACGCCGGGCCACGAGGACTTTTCCGAGGACACCTACCGCGTGCTGACGGCGGTCGATTCGGCGGTGATGGTGATCGACGCCGCGCGCGGCATCGAGCCCCAGACGCGCAAGCTCTTCGAGGTCTGCCGCCTGCGTGACGTGCCCATCATCACCTTCATCAACAAGATGGACCGGGAGGCGCGCGATCCCTTCGAACTGATGGACGAGATCGAGCAGGATCTCGCCCTCGACGTGACCCCGGCCAACTGGCCGATCGGCATGGGCCGCGATTTCCAGGGTTGCTACGACCTGATGGGCGACCGGCTGGTGCTGATGGAGCGCACCAAGGACAAGCAGGGCGACCGCATCGCTGAGGTGAAGGGCCTGGAGGACGCGCAGCTCGACCGGCTGCTGGGCGAGGGGCCGGCGGCGGAACTGCGGGAGACCGCCGAGATGGCGCGCGGTCTCTGCCCCGCCTTCGACCGCCAGGCCTATCGCGACGGCACCATGACGCCGGTCTTCTTCGGCAGCGCGCTGAACGCCTTCGGCGTGCAGGATCTGCTGGACGCGCTGGGCGCCTTCGCGCCGCCGCCGCGCCCGCTGCAATCGGACGTCCGCATGGTTCAGCCCGAGGAGGACAAGGTCGCCGGCTTCGTCTTCAAGATCCAGGCGAACATGGACCCGAAGCACCGCGACCGCGTCGCCTTCGTGCGCATGGTCTCGGGCCATTTCAAACGCGGCCAGCGGTTGAAGCACGTGCGCACGGGCAAGTCGCTCGCCGTCTCCAACCCGGTGATGTTCCTGGCCGGCGACCGCGCCACCACCGAGGAAGCCTGGCCCGGCGACATCATCGGCATTCCGAACCACGGCCAGCTCTCCATCGGCGACACGCTGACAGAGGGCGAGGAGCTGCGTTTCCGAGGCGTGCCGAGCTTCGCGCCGGAATTGCTGCAGCGGGTCCGGGCCACCGACCCCATGCGCGCCAAGCACCTGGGCGCGGCGCTGCAGCAGCTGGCGGAGGAGGGCGTGGCGCGCGTCTTCAAGCCGCGCTTCGGCGCCGACTGGGTGGTCGGCGTGCTGGGCGCGCTGCAGTTCGACGTGCTGCAGGAGCGGATCAGCTCGGAATACAACGTCCCCGTCCGCTTCGAGCCGGCCGAGCTGTATACCGCGCGCTGGGTTTCCGCCGACAGCCATGCCGAGCTGAAGAAGTTCTGCGACGAAAACAACACCGCCATTGCCGACGACCACGAGGGCGATCCGGTCTACCTGGCGCGCAACGCCTGGCATCTGGACCGCGGCCAGAAGGACTGGCCGCAGATCCGCTTCACCGCCACCAAGGATCCGGGCGTGGCCGAGAAAGCAGCCGCCTGA
- a CDS encoding lysine transporter LysE — MPLELWIAFVLASAALLAVPGPTVMLAVSHALNGGRRTALGTVPGTMLGDFTAMTVSLAGAGAVLAASATLFTALKLVGAAYLIWLGVKLWRAKPDPAALEQRIAPASMQSVFLQSFVVTALNPKGIVFFVAFVPQFVDPAAPVLMQFVVLEATFVILAGVNVALWAMAAGTLRARFRQPATMRLVNRIGGGFLIGAGLLTAAVRRA; from the coding sequence ATGCCGCTTGAACTCTGGATCGCCTTCGTCCTCGCCAGCGCGGCGTTGCTTGCGGTGCCGGGACCGACAGTCATGCTGGCCGTCTCGCACGCGCTGAACGGCGGCCGGCGGACGGCGCTCGGCACCGTGCCGGGCACCATGCTGGGCGACTTCACGGCCATGACCGTCTCGCTGGCCGGTGCGGGCGCGGTTCTGGCGGCCTCGGCGACGCTGTTCACCGCGCTGAAGCTCGTGGGCGCCGCCTATCTGATCTGGCTCGGCGTGAAGCTCTGGCGGGCGAAGCCCGATCCGGCGGCGCTCGAACAGCGCATCGCTCCGGCCAGCATGCAATCGGTCTTCCTGCAGAGTTTCGTCGTCACGGCGCTCAACCCGAAGGGCATCGTCTTCTTCGTCGCCTTCGTGCCGCAGTTCGTCGACCCGGCCGCGCCGGTGCTCATGCAGTTCGTGGTGCTGGAGGCGACTTTCGTCATCCTCGCCGGGGTCAATGTCGCGCTCTGGGCCATGGCGGCGGGGACGCTCCGTGCCCGCTTTCGACAGCCCGCGACCATGCGCCTGGTCAACCGCATCGGCGGCGGCTTCCTGATCGGCGCGGGGCTGCTGACGGCGGCGGTGCGAAGGGCGTAG
- a CDS encoding ABC transporter substrate-binding protein — protein MNGGAVRIGCGAGFSADRLDGAVDLARDGRLDALVFECVGERTLAFGHRDRKLDPAKGFNPQLEARLKAVWPLCIAGGCTIVTNMGVANPRRAAEVAMALGVDGGRAAAVLGDDVTALIGPETPLDGGRLTVADVGRELLGANAYLGTDALLPALQAGVSLVIGGRIADPALFLSVLRHRFGWAADDWPLLGAGTLVGHLLECGTQVTGGYFADPGHKEVPGLARVGYPLAEVAADGTFELTKLADTGGMVTAATVKEQLLYEVHDPARYLTPDVTADFSGVQLDDRGGDVVALSGAGGAARPETLKVTVAFDGGFLAEGEVSYAGRGAAGRARLAGEVTEERLRRVHGFTEDLRLDLIGVQSLHRHHDHGVAPEGTDVRLRVAGRFRERERAETLLWEVESLLCCGPAGGGGFRGRVTPSVVTHDAFLPRSDVPTRVEVFG, from the coding sequence GTGAACGGGGGCGCCGTCCGGATCGGCTGTGGGGCGGGGTTCTCCGCCGACCGGCTGGACGGCGCCGTCGATCTCGCCCGTGACGGCCGGCTCGACGCGCTGGTGTTCGAATGCGTGGGCGAGCGGACGCTGGCCTTCGGCCATCGCGACCGCAAGCTGGACCCGGCGAAGGGTTTCAACCCGCAGCTGGAGGCGCGGCTGAAGGCCGTCTGGCCGCTCTGCATCGCCGGCGGTTGCACCATCGTCACCAATATGGGCGTCGCCAATCCGCGCCGCGCCGCCGAGGTCGCCATGGCGCTGGGCGTGGACGGCGGCCGCGCCGCCGCGGTGCTGGGCGATGACGTCACCGCGCTGATCGGGCCGGAGACGCCGCTCGACGGCGGCCGGCTGACCGTGGCCGATGTCGGCCGGGAACTGCTCGGCGCCAACGCCTATCTCGGTACCGACGCCCTGCTGCCGGCGCTGCAAGCCGGCGTCTCGCTGGTGATCGGCGGACGCATCGCCGACCCGGCGCTGTTCCTCTCGGTGCTGCGCCACCGCTTCGGCTGGGCGGCGGACGACTGGCCGCTGCTGGGCGCGGGCACCCTGGTCGGGCACCTGCTGGAATGCGGCACCCAGGTCACGGGCGGCTATTTCGCCGATCCGGGCCACAAGGAAGTGCCCGGTCTCGCCCGGGTCGGCTATCCGCTGGCCGAGGTCGCCGCCGACGGCACGTTCGAACTGACCAAGCTGGCGGACACGGGCGGCATGGTCACGGCGGCGACGGTCAAGGAACAGCTGCTCTACGAGGTGCACGACCCGGCGCGCTATCTGACGCCGGACGTCACCGCCGACTTCTCGGGCGTGCAGCTCGATGACCGGGGCGGCGACGTCGTGGCGCTCTCCGGCGCGGGCGGCGCGGCCCGGCCGGAGACGCTGAAGGTCACCGTCGCTTTCGACGGCGGTTTCCTGGCCGAGGGCGAGGTCTCCTATGCCGGCCGCGGCGCCGCCGGCCGGGCCCGGCTGGCCGGCGAGGTCACGGAAGAACGCCTGCGCCGGGTGCACGGCTTTACCGAGGATCTGCGCCTCGACCTGATCGGGGTGCAGTCACTGCACCGGCACCACGACCACGGCGTCGCGCCCGAGGGGACCGATGTGCGTCTCCGGGTCGCCGGCCGCTTCCGCGAACGGGAACGGGCGGAGACGCTGCTCTGGGAGGTTGAATCGCTGCTCTGCTGCGGCCCGGCGGGCGGCGGCGGCTTCCGCGGGCGGGTCACGCCGTCGGTCGTCACCCACGACGCCTTCCTGCCGCGGTCCGACGTGCCGACCCGCGTGGAGGTGTTCGGGTGA
- a CDS encoding pyruvate kinase, which translates to MHRNRQTKILATLGPGTSTAARIASLFDAGVDVFRFNFSHGSHADHRRRHRVVRALEEARGHPIGILADLQGPKLRIGEFEHGGIELKRGRKLRLDLDDAMGDEKRVQLPHPEIFKVLEKGSHLLLDDGRVRLKVLDCDGKSAETEVLQGSKLSNHKGVNVPDVVLPLAALSDKDRRDLEFAISLGVDWLALSFVQRPEDVAEARKLAGGQALVMAKIEKPSAVEHFQEILDLSDGVMIARGDLGVETPVERVPVLQKSLVRQARAAGKTVVVATQMLESMVSSPFPTRAEVSDVATAVYDGADAVMLSAETAVGEFPVEAVTTMNDVIQATENDAHYRTMMEADRAVPEATAADAITAAARQVAETVNAAAIVTYTTSGSTSFRAARERPAKPILCLTPRLETSRRLALAWGVRPVLTEDARDFADMVDRACRIAKREKLAESGQRLVITAGVPFGTPGATNILRIAWVEG; encoded by the coding sequence ATGCACCGTAACCGCCAGACCAAGATCCTTGCCACGCTGGGGCCCGGCACTTCGACGGCGGCGCGCATCGCCAGCCTGTTCGACGCCGGCGTCGACGTCTTCCGCTTCAATTTCAGCCATGGCAGCCATGCCGATCACCGGCGGCGGCACCGCGTCGTGCGCGCGCTGGAGGAGGCGCGGGGCCACCCCATCGGCATTCTGGCCGACCTGCAGGGGCCCAAGCTCAGGATCGGCGAGTTCGAGCATGGCGGAATCGAACTGAAGCGCGGCCGCAAGCTGCGTCTCGACCTGGACGACGCCATGGGCGACGAGAAGCGGGTGCAGCTTCCCCATCCGGAAATCTTCAAGGTGCTTGAAAAGGGATCGCATCTGCTGCTGGACGACGGCCGGGTGCGGCTGAAGGTGCTGGACTGCGACGGCAAGTCGGCCGAAACCGAGGTGCTGCAGGGCTCGAAGCTCTCCAACCACAAGGGCGTCAACGTGCCTGACGTCGTGCTGCCCCTGGCGGCGCTGTCCGACAAGGACCGCAGGGACCTGGAGTTCGCGATCTCGCTGGGCGTCGACTGGCTGGCGCTGAGCTTCGTGCAACGTCCCGAGGATGTGGCCGAGGCGCGCAAGCTGGCCGGCGGGCAGGCCCTGGTCATGGCCAAGATCGAGAAGCCATCGGCCGTCGAGCACTTCCAGGAAATCCTTGACCTCTCCGACGGCGTCATGATCGCGCGCGGCGACCTGGGCGTGGAAACGCCGGTGGAGCGGGTGCCGGTGCTCCAGAAGTCTCTGGTGCGGCAGGCCCGGGCGGCGGGCAAGACCGTGGTGGTGGCGACACAGATGCTCGAATCCATGGTCAGCAGCCCGTTTCCGACCCGGGCCGAGGTTTCCGACGTCGCAACGGCCGTCTATGACGGCGCCGACGCGGTGATGCTGTCGGCCGAGACGGCGGTGGGCGAGTTCCCCGTCGAGGCTGTCACGACGATGAACGACGTCATCCAGGCGACCGAGAACGACGCCCACTACCGCACCATGATGGAGGCCGACCGCGCGGTGCCGGAGGCGACCGCCGCGGACGCCATCACCGCCGCCGCCCGCCAGGTCGCGGAAACCGTCAACGCCGCGGCCATCGTCACCTACACCACGTCCGGCTCGACTTCGTTCCGCGCCGCCCGGGAACGCCCGGCCAAGCCGATTCTCTGCCTGACGCCCAGGCTGGAGACCTCGCGGCGGCTGGCGCTGGCCTGGGGCGTCAGGCCGGTGCTGACGGAGGACGCGCGCGACTTCGCCGACATGGTCGACCGCGCCTGCCGCATCGCGAAGCGGGAGAAACTGGCCGAATCCGGCCAGCGCCTGGTGATCACGGCGGGCGTGCCCTTCGGGACGCCGGGCGCGACGAATATCCTTCGCATCGCCTGGGTGGAAGGTTAG